One Pseudocalidococcus azoricus BACA0444 DNA window includes the following coding sequences:
- a CDS encoding form I ribulose bisphosphate carboxylase large subunit: MSYAQKAPGKAGYKAGVQDYRLTYYTPDYTPKDTDVLAAFRVTPQPGVPYEEAAAAVAAESSTGTWTTVWTDLLTDLDRYKGRCYDIETVPGEDNQFIAYIAYPLDLFEEGSVTNLLTSLVGNVFGFKALKALRLEDLRVPVAYLKTFQGPPHGIQVERDKINKYGRPLLGCTIKPKLGLSAKNYGRAVYECLRGGLDFTKDDENINSQPFQRWRDRFLFVADAIHKSQAETGEVKGHYLNVTAATCEEMLKRAEFAKELEMPIIMHDFLTGGFTANTTLAHWCRDNGVLLHIHRAMHAVIDRQKNHGIHFRVLAKCLRMSGGDHIHTGTVVGKLEGDKAITLGFIDLLRENYIEQDRSRGVYFTQDWASMGGVMAVASGGIHVWHMPALVEIFGDDSVLQFGGGTLGHPWGNAPGATANRVALEACVQARNEGRDLMREGGDIIREACKWSPELAAACELWKEIKFEFEAVDTV; encoded by the coding sequence ATGTCCTACGCACAAAAAGCCCCCGGTAAAGCTGGGTACAAAGCCGGGGTGCAAGACTATCGGCTCACCTACTACACACCGGACTACACCCCCAAAGATACGGATGTCTTAGCGGCCTTTCGGGTCACGCCCCAACCCGGTGTCCCCTATGAAGAAGCTGCTGCGGCTGTGGCGGCTGAGTCCTCGACCGGAACCTGGACAACGGTGTGGACAGACTTGTTGACCGACTTAGATCGCTACAAAGGTCGCTGCTACGACATCGAAACCGTTCCCGGTGAAGATAATCAATTCATTGCCTACATTGCCTATCCTTTGGATCTATTTGAAGAAGGCTCTGTCACTAACCTCTTGACCTCACTGGTCGGGAACGTGTTTGGCTTCAAAGCCCTAAAAGCTCTGCGTTTGGAAGACCTGCGTGTTCCCGTTGCTTACCTGAAAACCTTCCAAGGCCCACCCCACGGGATTCAAGTTGAGCGGGATAAAATTAACAAGTATGGTCGTCCCCTGCTCGGCTGTACGATTAAACCAAAACTGGGCTTGTCGGCTAAAAACTATGGGCGGGCAGTCTATGAATGTCTCCGGGGTGGTTTAGATTTCACCAAGGACGACGAAAACATCAACTCCCAACCCTTCCAACGCTGGCGTGATCGCTTCCTCTTTGTTGCCGATGCCATTCATAAATCCCAGGCCGAGACGGGCGAAGTTAAAGGCCACTACCTCAACGTGACCGCCGCCACCTGTGAAGAAATGCTGAAGCGGGCCGAGTTCGCCAAAGAACTGGAAATGCCGATCATCATGCATGACTTTTTAACCGGTGGTTTCACCGCCAACACAACCTTGGCCCATTGGTGTCGGGATAATGGGGTGTTACTCCATATTCACCGGGCCATGCACGCCGTGATTGACCGGCAGAAAAACCACGGGATCCACTTCCGGGTGCTGGCCAAGTGTTTGCGGATGTCCGGCGGTGACCACATTCACACCGGTACCGTTGTCGGTAAATTGGAGGGTGACAAAGCCATTACCCTCGGGTTCATTGATCTGCTCCGGGAAAACTACATCGAACAAGACCGCTCGCGGGGGGTTTACTTTACCCAAGACTGGGCTTCTATGGGTGGGGTGATGGCCGTCGCTTCCGGGGGGATTCACGTCTGGCACATGCCTGCCCTCGTGGAAATCTTTGGTGATGATTCTGTGCTCCAGTTTGGTGGTGGGACTTTGGGTCACCCCTGGGGGAATGCGCCGGGTGCAACTGCCAACCGGGTCGCCCTTGAAGCCTGTGTCCAGGCCCGGAATGAAGGTCGCGACCTGATGCGTGAAGGTGGCGATATTATCCGGGAAGCCTGTAAGTGGTCACCGGAATTGGCAGCAGCTTGCGAACTCTGGAAAGAAATCAAGTTTGAATTTGAGGCTGTGGATACCGTCTAA
- the topA gene encoding type I DNA topoisomerase, with protein MSTLVIVESPTKARTIRKYLPKDYRVEASMGHVRDLPRSAADIPTDLKGLDWATLGVNVEEGFEPLYIVPKDKQKIVKELKSALADADELLLATDEDREGESISWHLLQLLKPKIPTKRMVFHEITAEAIQAALENCRQVDQKLVRAQETRRILDRLVGYTLSPLLWRKIAPHLSAGRVQSVAVRLLVNRERERLAFHSGSYWDLKATLDKNKSPFTATLIELGGQRVATGSDFDPATGQIQANRNVVLLNATTAQALRDRLIQTDWRVSQLESRPQTRKPAPPFTTSTLQQEANRKLHLSAKDTMRIAQKLYEEGLITYMRTDSVHLSEQAITAARACVSRMYGQNFLAPKPRQFTTKSKGAQEAHEAIRPAGSAFVLPNATGLSGRELDVYDLIWKRTIASQMAEARLTLITAQIQADNAIFRASGKQIDFPGFFRAYVEGSDDPDAALESQEVILPTLTQGDALVCQKLDAQAHETQPPARFTEATLVKALESEGIGRPSTYATIISTILDREYAIRRGNALEPTFTAFAVTGLLEQNFPDLVDLRFTARMEQTLDDISTGEVNWLPYLEEFYLGDKGLETQVKEREQGIDPSSARAIHLPNVKAEVVVGRYGPFVVMENGDAPVKASLPQDATPGSLNHEQIEQLIRQKLEGPDKLGLHPETGEPIFLLSGRFGPYVQLGEATTENPKPKRASLPKGVTAEEVTLDLAVTLLSLPRTLGLHPETGKLIQANQGRFGPYVVVDPDGEKEYRSLKAGDDLFTITLERALEILAEPKATRGRTKKEALKNLGNHPGDDAPIQIFNGPYGPYVNHGKVNASLPEGVTVEEMTLELALPLLAAKAPKGKAGTKNTTANKSTPKKTTTRKTTPKKSTQSTSTRAKKTTSG; from the coding sequence ATGTCCACCCTTGTCATTGTTGAATCGCCCACAAAAGCCCGCACGATTCGTAAATATCTTCCCAAAGACTACCGGGTTGAAGCCTCAATGGGCCATGTGCGCGATTTACCTCGGAGTGCGGCAGATATTCCCACGGATCTCAAGGGCCTGGACTGGGCCACCTTAGGGGTAAATGTGGAGGAAGGATTTGAACCCCTTTACATCGTGCCAAAGGATAAACAAAAAATCGTTAAAGAACTGAAATCTGCCTTGGCCGATGCCGATGAACTGCTCCTGGCCACGGATGAAGATCGGGAAGGGGAAAGTATTAGCTGGCATTTGTTGCAGTTACTGAAGCCGAAAATCCCCACTAAACGGATGGTCTTCCATGAAATTACCGCCGAAGCCATTCAAGCTGCCCTAGAAAATTGCCGACAAGTGGATCAGAAGCTAGTCCGGGCCCAGGAAACGCGCCGGATTTTAGATCGCTTAGTGGGTTATACCCTTTCCCCGCTGTTGTGGCGGAAAATTGCTCCCCATCTCTCGGCCGGGCGGGTGCAGTCGGTGGCGGTGCGCTTACTTGTCAATCGGGAACGGGAGCGGCTGGCCTTTCATTCTGGGAGCTATTGGGACTTAAAGGCGACTTTAGATAAAAATAAATCTCCCTTTACGGCCACCTTAATTGAACTCGGAGGGCAGCGCGTCGCCACAGGGAGTGATTTTGACCCCGCCACTGGGCAAATCCAGGCCAATCGGAATGTGGTTTTACTCAATGCCACCACGGCCCAGGCCTTGCGAGACCGTCTGATCCAAACTGATTGGCGGGTCAGTCAGTTGGAATCCCGGCCCCAAACCCGCAAACCGGCCCCCCCTTTTACCACCTCGACCCTCCAACAGGAAGCCAACCGGAAACTGCATCTCTCGGCCAAAGACACAATGCGGATTGCCCAAAAACTCTATGAAGAGGGCTTAATTACCTATATGCGGACAGACTCAGTGCATCTCTCGGAGCAAGCGATTACCGCCGCGCGCGCTTGTGTCAGCCGGATGTATGGGCAGAATTTCCTTGCCCCCAAGCCCCGCCAGTTTACGACTAAATCCAAAGGTGCTCAGGAAGCTCATGAAGCGATTCGTCCGGCGGGAAGTGCTTTTGTGTTGCCGAACGCGACGGGATTAAGTGGTCGGGAGTTAGATGTTTATGACCTGATCTGGAAACGCACTATTGCCAGTCAGATGGCTGAGGCCCGCTTGACCTTAATCACGGCTCAGATTCAGGCCGACAATGCCATTTTCCGCGCCAGTGGCAAGCAGATTGATTTTCCAGGATTTTTCCGGGCCTATGTGGAAGGGTCTGATGATCCAGATGCGGCCCTTGAAAGCCAAGAGGTGATTCTTCCCACCCTCACCCAAGGGGATGCTCTGGTTTGTCAGAAGCTGGATGCCCAAGCCCATGAAACCCAACCCCCGGCCCGGTTTACGGAAGCCACCCTCGTTAAAGCCCTCGAAAGTGAAGGCATCGGCCGCCCCAGTACCTACGCCACGATCATCAGCACGATTTTGGATCGGGAATATGCCATCCGCCGCGGTAATGCTTTAGAACCCACGTTCACGGCCTTTGCCGTTACCGGACTTTTGGAGCAAAATTTCCCGGACTTAGTGGATTTACGGTTTACGGCCCGGATGGAACAAACCTTAGATGATATTTCTACAGGGGAGGTGAACTGGTTACCCTACCTAGAGGAGTTTTATTTAGGGGATAAGGGCCTGGAAACCCAAGTCAAGGAGCGCGAACAAGGCATTGATCCCAGTTCCGCCCGAGCGATTCATTTACCCAATGTCAAAGCCGAAGTTGTGGTCGGTCGCTATGGCCCGTTTGTGGTCATGGAGAATGGGGATGCCCCCGTTAAAGCCTCCTTGCCCCAAGATGCCACCCCTGGCAGTCTCAACCACGAGCAAATTGAACAACTAATTCGCCAAAAGCTGGAAGGCCCCGACAAATTAGGCCTCCATCCTGAAACTGGGGAACCTATTTTCTTGCTCTCAGGCCGGTTTGGCCCCTATGTGCAATTGGGTGAAGCGACAACGGAAAACCCAAAACCCAAGCGTGCCTCTTTGCCAAAGGGAGTGACCGCTGAAGAAGTGACCCTAGATCTGGCGGTAACGTTGCTATCTCTGCCGCGCACCCTCGGCCTTCATCCTGAAACGGGCAAACTCATCCAGGCCAATCAAGGTCGGTTTGGCCCCTATGTGGTGGTAGATCCCGATGGGGAAAAAGAATACCGCTCCCTCAAAGCTGGGGATGACCTGTTTACCATCACCTTGGAGCGTGCTTTAGAAATCCTGGCAGAACCGAAAGCCACCCGCGGCCGCACCAAGAAAGAAGCTCTCAAAAACTTAGGCAACCATCCTGGTGATGACGCGCCCATCCAGATTTTTAATGGCCCCTACGGCCCCTATGTGAATCATGGCAAGGTGAATGCTTCATTACCGGAAGGAGTCACAGTTGAGGAGATGACCTTAGAGTTAGCACTCCCCTTGTTAGCCGCAAAAGCCCCCAAAGGTAAAGCGGGCACAAAAAACACCACAGCCAATAAATCTACCCCAAAGAAAACCACAACCCGCAAAACTACGCCCAAAAAATCCACGCAGTCAACCTCAACCAGAGCCAAGAAAACAACGTCCGGTTAG
- a CDS encoding ribulose bisphosphate carboxylase small subunit, with amino-acid sequence MKTLPKERRYETFSYLPPLSDAQIARQIQYTIDQGYHPCVEFNESSAAEIYYWTMWKLPLFDCSSPQEVLNEVQQCRSEYPNCYIRIVAFDNIKQCQVMSFIVHKPNQSGSGYRY; translated from the coding sequence ATGAAAACATTACCCAAAGAGCGGCGTTACGAAACCTTCTCCTATTTGCCTCCCTTGAGCGATGCCCAGATTGCCCGCCAAATCCAGTACACCATCGACCAAGGCTACCACCCCTGTGTGGAATTTAACGAAAGCTCTGCCGCTGAAATCTACTACTGGACAATGTGGAAGTTGCCCTTGTTTGATTGCTCTTCTCCCCAAGAAGTCTTGAATGAAGTCCAACAATGCCGCTCTGAATATCCCAACTGCTACATCCGGATTGTCGCCTTTGACAACATCAAACAGTGCCAGGTGATGAGCTTTATCGTTCACAAACCTAACCAAAGCGGGAGTGGCTATCGTTACTAA
- the der gene encoding ribosome biogenesis GTPase Der — translation MSLPIVAIVGRPNVGKSTLVNRLTGEMASIVHDQPGVTRDRTYRPAFWQDREFVVVDTGGLVFGDDSEFLPLIRQQAIVALNEAKVAIFMVDGQIGPTALDLEIAAWLRQQPVPILLAVNKCESPQQGLAQAAEFWQLGLGEPYPISSIHGSGTGELLDQLLDYIPPTDPEITTDEIRVAIAGRPNVGKSSLLNAFLGAERAIVSPISGTTRDAIDTVVERDGQTYRLIDTAGIRRRKSVDYGPEMFGVHRAFQAIHRADVVLFILDALEDITEQDQRLAGHIAEQGRACVLVVNKWDAVEKDTYTINDYRHRVYQRLNFVDWAEAIFVSALTGQRVNKVFDFVNQAVEQHRRRVSTAVVNEVVQDAVNGHSPPATRQGRQGKVYYATQVSTQPPTMAIFVNDTKLFKDNYRRYLEKQFREQLGFKGTPIRLLWRGKKPRHGVPE, via the coding sequence ATGAGTCTTCCGATTGTGGCCATTGTCGGCCGTCCTAATGTTGGTAAATCTACCCTAGTCAATCGGCTCACGGGAGAAATGGCTTCAATTGTCCATGATCAACCGGGTGTGACCCGCGACCGCACCTATCGCCCTGCGTTTTGGCAAGATCGGGAATTTGTGGTCGTAGATACCGGGGGCCTAGTTTTTGGTGATGACAGTGAGTTCTTACCCTTAATTCGCCAGCAAGCGATAGTTGCCCTCAATGAAGCCAAAGTCGCCATCTTCATGGTGGATGGTCAAATTGGCCCAACAGCCTTGGATTTAGAAATTGCCGCTTGGCTCCGACAGCAACCCGTGCCTATTTTACTTGCAGTGAATAAATGTGAATCTCCCCAGCAAGGCCTGGCCCAAGCGGCAGAATTTTGGCAACTGGGCCTGGGGGAACCCTATCCGATTTCCAGTATTCATGGCAGTGGCACTGGCGAACTTCTAGATCAACTCCTGGACTATATCCCACCCACTGATCCCGAAATTACTACTGATGAAATTCGCGTTGCGATTGCGGGCCGTCCCAATGTAGGTAAATCTAGCCTACTTAATGCCTTTCTAGGGGCTGAGCGGGCCATTGTTAGTCCAATTTCTGGAACCACTCGGGATGCGATTGATACGGTTGTGGAGCGGGATGGCCAAACCTATCGCTTAATTGACACGGCTGGAATTCGGCGGCGTAAAAGTGTGGACTATGGCCCAGAGATGTTTGGGGTGCATCGCGCCTTCCAGGCCATCCATCGAGCGGATGTCGTCTTGTTCATTTTAGATGCCCTAGAAGATATTACGGAACAAGATCAACGCCTAGCTGGACACATTGCGGAACAGGGGCGGGCCTGTGTGCTGGTTGTGAACAAGTGGGATGCGGTCGAAAAAGATACCTATACAATCAATGATTACCGTCATCGTGTCTATCAACGCCTCAACTTTGTGGATTGGGCTGAGGCAATTTTTGTCAGTGCCTTGACCGGGCAGCGAGTTAATAAGGTTTTTGACTTCGTGAACCAGGCCGTAGAGCAACATCGCCGGCGGGTGAGTACCGCTGTGGTGAATGAAGTTGTTCAAGATGCCGTCAATGGGCATAGCCCGCCTGCAACCCGCCAAGGTCGTCAAGGGAAAGTGTATTATGCCACCCAAGTCAGTACTCAGCCCCCAACTATGGCTATTTTTGTCAACGATACTAAGTTATTTAAGGACAATTACCGCCGCTATTTAGAAAAACAGTTTCGGGAACAATTGGGTTTTAAGGGAACACCCATCCGATTGCTGTGGCGCGGTAAAAAACCCCGACATGGTGTACCCGAATAG
- the hisS gene encoding histidine--tRNA ligase, with protein sequence MAGMQAPRGTRDILPTEVSYWQQIEGIARQILHQAAFQEIRTPLFEQTELFQRGIGEATDIVGKEMYTFTDRGGRSLTLRPEGTASVVRAYIEHGFQAQGGIQRLWYTGPMFRYERPQAGRYRQFHQLGVEVLGTHSPRADAEVIALGLDILKALGLGDVTLMLNSVGSREDRQRYRQALVDYLTPFRDELDPDSQTRLERNPLRILDSKDPKTQAIAQDAPQLLAYLAPASAEHFEQVQQYLTDLGITYTINPCLVRGLDYYTHTAFEFQQLDLNQEATVCGGGRYDHLVSELGGPETPAVGWAMGLERLILLLQAQQVAPEIHLDFYVVAKGDTAERQALKLAQQLRHLEFAVEQDLSGSAFGKQMKRADRSGAKLCLIIGETEATQQTVQVKALRTSEQTLISQAKLVHNRAQLQQWLNGAGLELP encoded by the coding sequence ATGGCAGGGATGCAAGCTCCACGGGGAACCCGGGATATTTTGCCCACAGAAGTCTCCTATTGGCAGCAAATTGAAGGCATCGCTCGGCAGATTCTTCACCAGGCCGCGTTTCAAGAAATTCGTACCCCACTATTTGAACAAACTGAATTATTTCAACGGGGAATTGGGGAGGCGACAGATATTGTTGGCAAGGAAATGTACACCTTTACGGATCGGGGCGGGCGTTCTTTAACCTTGCGGCCAGAGGGAACAGCCAGTGTGGTGCGGGCCTATATTGAGCATGGGTTCCAGGCCCAGGGGGGAATCCAACGCCTTTGGTACACCGGCCCGATGTTTCGCTATGAACGTCCCCAGGCCGGCCGGTATCGGCAATTTCATCAGTTGGGGGTGGAAGTTTTAGGTACTCATTCGCCCCGAGCCGATGCGGAGGTGATTGCCTTGGGCCTGGATATTCTCAAAGCCCTGGGCCTGGGGGATGTGACCTTAATGCTCAATTCTGTGGGAAGTCGAGAAGATCGGCAGCGGTATCGCCAGGCCTTGGTGGATTACTTAACCCCCTTTCGCGACGAATTAGATCCGGACTCTCAAACGCGGCTGGAGCGCAACCCGTTACGGATTTTGGATAGCAAAGACCCGAAAACCCAGGCGATTGCCCAAGATGCTCCCCAATTACTCGCGTACTTAGCTCCCGCCTCCGCAGAACATTTTGAACAGGTACAGCAGTATTTAACGGATTTGGGGATTACCTACACCATCAATCCCTGCCTAGTGCGGGGCCTGGACTACTACACCCATACGGCCTTTGAGTTTCAACAACTAGACCTGAATCAAGAGGCAACGGTCTGTGGGGGAGGACGTTATGATCACCTCGTCAGCGAATTGGGCGGCCCAGAAACTCCGGCCGTGGGTTGGGCGATGGGGCTAGAACGGTTGATTTTACTCCTCCAGGCCCAGCAGGTGGCTCCAGAGATTCATCTAGATTTCTATGTCGTGGCCAAAGGTGACACAGCAGAACGACAAGCCTTAAAACTCGCCCAGCAGCTTCGACATTTAGAATTTGCCGTCGAGCAGGATTTAAGTGGCAGTGCCTTTGGGAAACAGATGAAACGGGCCGACCGCAGTGGGGCCAAACTGTGCCTGATTATTGGCGAAACTGAAGCCACTCAGCAAACTGTCCAAGTCAAAGCCCTCAGAACTAGCGAGCAAACCCTGATCAGCCAGGCCAAACTCGTTCACAATCGTGCTCAACTTCAGCAATGGCTCAATGGAGCGGGCCTGGAACTGCCTTAA
- a CDS encoding FAD-dependent oxidoreductase: MAQNITCDILVVGGGLAGVAATYEALLAGKTVCLTELTDWLGGQISAQGTAALDERPRQRELLYFPRGYNTLRQRLIAQAKNPRPGDCWVSEVCFLPQAGHEIISQMLTEAEKEGKGKLHLFLNTVPKELTIQPVGNGEQIQTLRAIQHQPAANAPPLNTFLLSQILKDIYTETDSVNFMKKIIQFTPPPNRPWIVIEATETGELLGLADLPYKLGIDPVDAQNPSSSSKTPYPYCPQAFTYTFAMEATATPQDYTKPEFYPQFEPFYSFDLPRYALEPELVFTYRRIHSAKVGQNFRSVTPGDISMQNWGGGNDYGPGNATDNWIYTRAQLQAKGQLNPGGWLGGIRAESLAGGENLALGYFYWLWGGTTDSKLTEPKRPNPYLRYLSGLDSPMGTAHGLSKFPYVREGRRLIGRYASGWPQGFQVNEVDISRKDYAKDPYYQTQLPPELFQDLSIGLGGLQGLKVMTGELAIQDMAWRTRARLYPDSVGIGHYPIDFHPCMLKNPPEKPGNIERPGERQGAAETYPFQIPLRAMIPPRIDNLIATGKNIAVSHIAAAAYRVQAYEWSAGAGAGTAAAFVLKRNLLPPDLIQPLPLESKPLAQLQQHLIANDNPIAFPRMSIFNDNWQAWP, translated from the coding sequence ATGGCTCAAAACATCACCTGTGACATTCTCGTTGTTGGTGGCGGCCTAGCAGGTGTTGCAGCGACCTATGAAGCCTTGTTAGCGGGAAAAACCGTTTGCTTAACCGAACTTACCGATTGGCTGGGAGGACAAATTTCGGCTCAGGGGACTGCGGCTCTGGATGAACGGCCGCGCCAACGGGAATTACTGTATTTTCCTAGAGGCTACAACACACTCCGACAGCGACTGATTGCCCAGGCCAAGAACCCGCGCCCCGGTGATTGTTGGGTGAGTGAAGTGTGTTTTCTCCCCCAGGCCGGTCACGAAATCATTAGCCAAATGCTGACAGAAGCTGAGAAAGAAGGTAAAGGGAAACTCCATCTATTTTTGAACACCGTACCCAAAGAGTTAACGATTCAGCCCGTGGGAAATGGGGAGCAAATTCAAACCCTGAGAGCAATCCAACATCAACCCGCCGCCAACGCCCCGCCCCTAAATACATTTTTACTCTCGCAAATTCTCAAAGATATTTATACCGAAACCGACTCAGTTAACTTTATGAAGAAGATTATTCAGTTCACGCCGCCCCCGAATCGCCCTTGGATTGTCATCGAAGCCACGGAAACCGGAGAACTGTTAGGCCTGGCCGACTTACCCTACAAACTCGGGATTGATCCGGTAGATGCCCAAAACCCCTCCTCGTCAAGTAAAACCCCCTATCCCTACTGCCCCCAGGCCTTCACCTATACCTTTGCAATGGAGGCAACCGCAACACCACAGGACTACACTAAACCGGAGTTTTATCCCCAATTCGAGCCGTTTTATAGCTTTGATCTGCCCCGTTATGCCCTAGAGCCAGAGTTAGTGTTTACCTATCGCCGGATCCACAGTGCCAAAGTCGGGCAAAATTTCCGCTCCGTCACCCCTGGGGATATTTCGATGCAGAACTGGGGCGGTGGCAATGATTACGGGCCGGGAAATGCTACTGATAACTGGATTTATACCCGCGCTCAACTCCAGGCCAAGGGGCAACTCAATCCAGGGGGCTGGTTAGGGGGAATTCGCGCTGAAAGTTTAGCCGGCGGGGAAAACCTGGCCTTAGGCTATTTCTATTGGCTCTGGGGCGGCACAACGGACTCTAAACTGACGGAACCCAAACGCCCGAACCCCTATTTACGATATTTATCTGGCCTGGATTCTCCCATGGGAACGGCTCACGGCCTTTCAAAATTTCCCTATGTGCGCGAAGGGCGGCGGTTGATTGGCCGGTATGCCAGTGGCTGGCCCCAGGGGTTTCAGGTAAACGAGGTGGATATTTCTCGGAAGGACTACGCCAAAGATCCTTACTATCAAACCCAGTTACCACCGGAACTGTTTCAGGATTTATCCATTGGCCTGGGGGGCTTACAAGGACTGAAGGTAATGACGGGAGAACTGGCAATTCAAGACATGGCCTGGCGCACCCGAGCACGACTCTATCCCGATAGTGTGGGGATTGGGCATTATCCGATTGATTTTCATCCCTGTATGTTAAAAAATCCCCCGGAAAAACCAGGCAATATTGAACGGCCGGGAGAACGCCAAGGGGCAGCGGAAACCTATCCTTTTCAAATTCCCTTGCGGGCCATGATTCCCCCCCGGATTGATAATTTAATTGCTACAGGCAAGAATATTGCCGTCAGTCATATTGCCGCTGCTGCCTATCGAGTCCAGGCCTATGAGTGGTCAGCCGGAGCCGGAGCCGGAACAGCCGCAGCATTTGTCTTGAAACGGAACCTGTTACCGCCGGACTTAATTCAACCCCTACCCCTGGAAAGCAAACCCTTAGCTCAACTCCAACAGCACTTGATAGCCAATGATAATCCGATTGCCTTTCCCAGAATGTCAATTTTTAACGATAACTGGCAGGCCTGGCCTTGA
- the rcbX gene encoding RuBisCO chaperone RbcX, translating to MDVKHVAKETAKTLISYLTYQAVRTVIAQLDETDPPRSLWLQRFTTKERVQDGERYLQDLFQEKQDLAFRILTVREDLADQVADFLPEMLRTGIQKANLHQRCQQLERMTQVATPQASPETSSPTAADLTDSTHQSNS from the coding sequence ATGGATGTCAAGCACGTTGCCAAAGAGACCGCCAAAACCCTGATTAGTTACCTAACTTACCAGGCCGTGCGGACTGTGATTGCCCAACTGGACGAAACAGACCCGCCACGCTCTCTCTGGCTACAACGGTTTACAACCAAAGAACGGGTGCAGGATGGTGAACGCTACTTGCAAGACCTGTTTCAGGAAAAGCAAGACTTAGCCTTTCGGATTTTGACGGTGCGCGAGGATTTAGCGGATCAAGTGGCTGACTTTCTGCCTGAAATGTTACGCACTGGGATTCAAAAAGCTAATTTGCACCAACGCTGTCAACAACTGGAACGGATGACCCAAGTTGCGACTCCCCAGGCCTCACCCGAGACCTCTAGCCCGACTGCTGCCGATTTGACCGATTCAACCCATCAATCTAATTCCTAA